ACAAATCCTGAGAATTGCATCTCGACAACCGGTCTTAGCCCTGCCACAGCCATTCCTACAGCTGTTCCAACAATTCCGGATTCGGCAAGCGGTGAATCAAAAACTCTTTCCTTCCCATATTTTTTTTGTAATCCTTCGGTAACTCTAAAAACACCACCTTCTACTCCTACATCCTGACCATAAACAATTATATTTTTATCTTCGTTAAGTTTTATATCTAATGCATTATTTATTGCATTCACCATATTCATTATTTTCATTTCTGTACCTCCTTCCATTTTAGAAATTTTTCGTGTTCAATTTTCTGCTTTTTTAAATCCTCGGGCATTTCACTATACATGAATTGAAAAACATCATCCAATGGATATGCCGGATAGTTTTCTGCCTCAACAAACTGACGGTCAACTTCTTTTTTAAAATCAACTATCAATTTTTCCTCTTCTTTTTCCGACCACAACTCTTTAGAAATGAGAAATGCTTTTAGTCTTTTCAATGGGTCTTTTTTGTCCCAGCTTTGCTCTTCTTCTTTAGTTCGGTATTTTGTTGGATCATCTGAAGTTGTATGAGCACCTTTTCGGTAAGTAACCGCCTCTATCAACACAGGTCCTAAACCTGATTTGATGTGATTTACAGCATTTTCAAAAGCTGCATACATTGCAAAATAATCGTTCCCATCAACTTTAATTCCCTCAATTCCATAAGCTACAGATTTTACAGCAATATTTTTTGAGGCTGTTTGCACAGAAAATGGGGTTGAAATTCCGTATTGATTGTTTTGCACAATAAAAATTACCGGCACATTCCAGCTACCTGCAAAATTCACAGCTTCATGAAAATCGCCTTCTGAAGTACCGCCATCTCCAACAAAAGTGTAAACAATCTGATCTTTTTTCTTGAGTTTCACTTCGTAGGCAATACCGGTGGCATGCAACAACTGAGAAGCAATTGGCACTGCCATTGGAAGGAAGTTATTTGCATTTTTAAACATTGAGCCATCCTCATATCCCATGAAATAGAGGAAAAGTTCTTTTAATGTAGCTCCTTTTGCAAGGTATGCACCCATTTCGCGAAATGCCGGTACCAACCAATCATTGTCTCTCATGATTGAGCCTGCAGCTCCTGAAATTGCTTCTTGTCCATAATTTGGAGGATAAGTATATATCCTGCCCTGTCGCTGATAGTTTACAATCTGCAAATCGGCAACCCGTGCAAAAAGCATGTCTTTATAGGCTTTTTGTAAATGTTCATCTGACAAAGCCGGCATCCATTTTTTGTTTTTCACAATACCATCATCATCAATTATGCTGAACAATTTGTCATCTATTGGTTTATATTCTTTAAACATATTATCTCTTAATTTTAATTAGACTAATTCTAAACAAAGATAATGCCGTATATTATACTATGCAAACAATTTCACAAATATTTATTAATTGACTGATAACATGTTTTTTACAGAATATTGATAATGTCATTTTGGCATTAAAAAAAGTTGCCAAATTACTATGTTGATGAAAAAGATTAATTAAATTTGTAATTTAGTAACGATTATTGGTTAAAATTATCGAAATGATAACAGAATACTTGAAAAAAAAAGATGGTTTTGCTTATATTTAACATAAATAACAGTTGTTAAAACGAATAAAATCATCAAATTAATAACAAATTAATATTTAGAATAATGAAACAAAAAATCTTTGCAATTTCATGCGTTTTGACCATGGTATTTGGCTCTTTATTTAGTCAAAATGACACACTATATGCCATTTATGAATTTAATTCACCGACAGTAAATCCATGGGGATTAACTTGGGATGGCACAGATCTCTGGATAAGTGATAATATTTCCGGTTGGATTTATAAATCGAGTACAAATGGACAAACTCTTGATTCAATAGAAATTGAGAATGCTCAGATTACCGGTATTACATTTGTTGATGATACTTTATGGGCGTTGAATACAAAAATTATTGCAGACACTTTAATTAATAATTCAACATATTCTGTTTTTTCGTTGTATAAAATAGATAAATCAAACGGTCAAAAAATTGATTCAATAAGTATAATTGGTTCTGCAACTAATCTGCAATCTGGAGATTTGTGGGGATTGACTTATTACAATAGTAAATTC
This genomic stretch from Bacteroidota bacterium harbors:
- the pdhA gene encoding pyruvate dehydrogenase (acetyl-transferring) E1 component subunit alpha, whose translation is MFKEYKPIDDKLFSIIDDDGIVKNKKWMPALSDEHLQKAYKDMLFARVADLQIVNYQRQGRIYTYPPNYGQEAISGAAGSIMRDNDWLVPAFREMGAYLAKGATLKELFLYFMGYEDGSMFKNANNFLPMAVPIASQLLHATGIAYEVKLKKKDQIVYTFVGDGGTSEGDFHEAVNFAGSWNVPVIFIVQNNQYGISTPFSVQTASKNIAVKSVAYGIEGIKVDGNDYFAMYAAFENAVNHIKSGLGPVLIEAVTYRKGAHTTSDDPTKYRTKEEEQSWDKKDPLKRLKAFLISKELWSEKEEEKLIVDFKKEVDRQFVEAENYPAYPLDDVFQFMYSEMPEDLKKQKIEHEKFLKWKEVQK